TGCCGCACCAACCGCAGCGGCTACTTGCTGTGTTTTACGGGAAGAAATGATCTCGTCAACGATACCATAGGCTTTCGCCTCGTCAGCGGTCATGATGAAGTCGCGATCCGTGTCTTTCGAAACTTTCTCCAGCGTCTGGCCCGTGTGCTCGGCGAGGAGCTCATCGAGAAGCCGCCGATAGCGGAGAATCTCCCGTGCCTGGATCTCGATGTCGACCGCCTGACCACCGGCCTGTCCGTGCGGCTGGTGGATGAGGATCCGCGCGTGCGGCAGCGCGTACCGCTTGCCGTGCGCGCCAGCGGCAAGCAGGACGGCCGCGGCGCTGGCGGCCTGGCCCATGCACAGGGTCGAGACATCGGGCTTGATGTACTGCATCGTGTCGTAGATCGCGAAGAGCGCGGTGATCGATCCGCCCGGCGAGTTGACGTAGATCGAGATGTCCTTCGAGGGGTCCTCGGCTTCGAGGTGGATCAGCTGCGCCATGATGAGGTTCGCGACCGTGTCGTCGACCTCGGTGCCCAAGAAGACGATCCGCTCCTTGAGAAGCCGCGAGTAGATGTCGAAGGATCGTTCTCCGCGGTTCGTCTGCTCGACGACGATCGGGACCATGTAATTCTTCACGGGGTGCCTCCTGCTTGGGATCTACGCTCTAGGCTGGTTTTGACTCTTCTTTCACTTCGGCGCGCTCAACGATCAGGTCAAGCGCCTTCCGCCTGATGATATCAGCGGAGAGGGCCCCCAACCGGCCGCCGGAGACCAAGCTCTCGCGCAGCTCATCGGGCTCTTTCTGCAGCGCTTGGGCGTGTGTGAGCAGCTCGGCTTGGACATCCTCTTCCGACGCCTCGAGCTCCTCGCGTTTCCCGACTTCGTCCAGGATCAACTGGGCCGCCACGTTCCGCTCGGCCTGTCGGCGCAGGTCCTCGGTGATCTGCTCCTCGGTTTGACCGGTTCGCTCCAAGTACTGCTCGAGCGAAACGCCGGCGTGGCGTAGCTGGTCGGAAAGCCGCGCAGCGCGGTAAGACATCTCGTCGTTGGCGAGGGCCTCGGGCACCGGGACGCTGGCTTGCTCGATGACCTTCTCGAGGAGGCGGTTCCGAACTTCGGCATCGGCTGAAACACGTTTCAGTTCCTCGATCCGCGTGCGGACATCGGCGCGCAGCTCGTCCAGCGTGTCGAACTCCGATGCCGTTTTGGCGAACTCGTCGTCCAATGCCGGAAGGTTCTTCTGCCTGATCTCTTTCACCAATACTTGGAAGGTGATCTCTTTTCCCGCGGATTCCCCCGGGTACGTTTCCGGCAGGGTCGCGTTGAATTTCAGGATGTCTCCCTGCCGCTTCCCCTCGAGCTCGCGATCGAGCTCGGGGACGAACCGCTCCGACCCCACCTCGTAGAGCAGGTCGGTCGCGCTCGCCTCGGGGACCTCCTTGTCGTGGACGTATCCCTTGAGGTCTATCAGCGCGAAGTCCCCTGAGTGCGCGGGACGCGTAATCGTCTCGAGCGTTGCGAAGCGGTCCTGCAAGCGGACGATCTGCTCGTCGAGCTCTTCGTCCGTCACGGCAGCCTGGGGTCGTTCGACGCTGATCTGCGAGAAGTCGGGGAGATTGATCTCCGGCCGAACCTCGAACAGCGCGTCGAAAGCGAGCCCCCGGTCGTCGTAGGAGCGAACCTCGATGTCGGGGAGCGAGATCGGCGAGACATCGCTCTCGGTCATCGCCCGACGCCAGAGGAGCGGGACGGCTTCCTGCAGGGACGCCTCTCGGATCTGATCCGCGCCGAGCCGCGCCTCGAGGACCTTGCGCGGCACCTTGCCCTGGCGGAAGCCCGGAACCTTCACCTCGCCGGCGAGCCGTTCGAACGCGCGCTCGACCGCGGGTGCGACCTCGTCCGGAGTCGCTTCGACCGAGATGCGGACCTTCGTGGGGCCTTCCTGGGAAACGGTGGTTTTCATGCGGGGCCGTATCTTAGCCTCGGGCTGCCTCCGCGGGCTTGGTATCGTTCTGGTTCCGCGATGGTTCGTCCCGGTGGCGTCGTGGCGCTCCACGACATCGTTCCCAACAAAGATTAGCCGGCCCCCCAGGTAGACCTGTTCTGGCGAGAAGTGAAAGACGGGCGCACACTGAAGGGGCTGGTTGCCAGCTGGCTGCAAAGCGGCGCCGGGATCGGCGTCATCCAGGTCTAGGGCAGGGCACAGAAGGGTTATCGGCGGGGCGTAGCGCAGCTTGGTTAGCGCGCCTGCTTTGGGAGCAGGAGGCCGGCGGTTCGAATCCGCCCGCCCCGACTAGCAGCGGAAATGGCTTCGCGACCTAAGAGCACCAGCGCATGGAGCCGGTGATCCTAGCGCGTTGACCTTGCCTCGTTGCTGCCCTATCCTCTGCGCCGGGCGATGGGGCTCGCCCGAACTGCGGCCTCCGGGCCGCTGATGGCTCCTACCGAAGCGGTGGGAGCCGTTTCGTTTTTGGGAGGGCTGAGTGAGAACGATCTGGATAGGCGTCGCGGGGTTCGCAGGGGCCGTCAGCCGTTACGCAGTTGAGGGATGGGTTTCGTCACGCACGCGCGGCGCATTCCCATGGGGCACCCTCGTTGTGAACGTGTCGGGTTGTTTCGTTCTCGGGCTTGTCTTCACGCTGCTCACGGAGCGCTTCTTGCCGCACCCCGCGCTTCGCTCGACATTGACCATCGGCTTCGTCGGGGCGTACACGACGTTTTCCACCTTCGCGTTCGAGACGATGCGTCTCGGGGAAGACGGAGCCGTTCTGCTCGCCGCGATCAACGTCGGCGCGAGCGTCGCGGCTGGGATCGCTGCCGTCTATATGGGCACGGCCCTCGGGAGGGCGCTATGAAACTCGAAGGCACCGGGAAGTTGCTCCGCATCTTCATCGGAGAA
The sequence above is a segment of the Actinomycetota bacterium genome. Coding sequences within it:
- the tig gene encoding trigger factor; its protein translation is MKTTVSQEGPTKVRISVEATPDEVAPAVERAFERLAGEVKVPGFRQGKVPRKVLEARLGADQIREASLQEAVPLLWRRAMTESDVSPISLPDIEVRSYDDRGLAFDALFEVRPEINLPDFSQISVERPQAAVTDEELDEQIVRLQDRFATLETITRPAHSGDFALIDLKGYVHDKEVPEASATDLLYEVGSERFVPELDRELEGKRQGDILKFNATLPETYPGESAGKEITFQVLVKEIRQKNLPALDDEFAKTASEFDTLDELRADVRTRIEELKRVSADAEVRNRLLEKVIEQASVPVPEALANDEMSYRAARLSDQLRHAGVSLEQYLERTGQTEEQITEDLRRQAERNVAAQLILDEVGKREELEASEEDVQAELLTHAQALQKEPDELRESLVSGGRLGALSADIIRRKALDLIVERAEVKEESKPA
- the clpP gene encoding ATP-dependent Clp endopeptidase proteolytic subunit ClpP codes for the protein MKNYMVPIVVEQTNRGERSFDIYSRLLKERIVFLGTEVDDTVANLIMAQLIHLEAEDPSKDISIYVNSPGGSITALFAIYDTMQYIKPDVSTLCMGQAASAAAVLLAAGAHGKRYALPHARILIHQPHGQAGGQAVDIEIQAREILRYRRLLDELLAEHTGQTLEKVSKDTDRDFIMTADEAKAYGIVDEIISSRKTQQVAAAVGAANGS
- the crcB gene encoding fluoride efflux transporter CrcB; translation: MRTIWIGVAGFAGAVSRYAVEGWVSSRTRGAFPWGTLVVNVSGCFVLGLVFTLLTERFLPHPALRSTLTIGFVGAYTTFSTFAFETMRLGEDGAVLLAAINVGASVAAGIAAVYMGTALGRAL